One Chryseobacterium sp. StRB126 genomic region harbors:
- the lpxB gene encoding lipid-A-disaccharide synthase, which produces MKYYIIAGEASGDLHGSNLMKALKQKDPDAEFRFWGGDLMKAQGGTLVKHYRDLAFMGFLEVVMNLRTILNNIKFCKEDIQNNRPDVLILVDYPGFNLRIAKFAKELGIKVIYYISPQLWAWKEGRVEIIRKYVDEMMVILPFEEDFYRKHGIHSHFVGHPLLDAISDLKEISIDDFKKENGLNEKEIIALLPGSRKQEVEKMLEIMLSVRPHFKNYQFVIAGAPSLPKDFYEKYVDDNVHFVSNRTYDLLRCSKAALVTSGTATLETALLNIPEVVCYRGSAVSYAIAKRLVKNINYISLVNLIMDREVVKELIQSDLNTKNLVDELNKILEGGKREQVLHDYSLLREKLGGKGASDHAAEVILKT; this is translated from the coding sequence ATGAAATATTACATTATTGCAGGAGAAGCTTCAGGTGATCTTCATGGAAGTAATTTGATGAAAGCGCTTAAACAAAAGGATCCGGATGCGGAATTCAGGTTTTGGGGCGGTGATCTGATGAAAGCTCAGGGCGGAACACTGGTAAAACATTATCGTGATCTGGCATTCATGGGCTTTTTGGAAGTTGTCATGAATCTGAGAACCATTTTAAATAACATTAAATTCTGCAAAGAAGATATTCAAAACAATAGACCTGATGTTCTGATTTTGGTAGATTATCCCGGTTTTAATTTAAGAATTGCCAAATTTGCCAAGGAATTGGGAATTAAGGTGATTTATTATATTTCACCACAGCTTTGGGCGTGGAAAGAAGGGAGAGTAGAGATTATCAGAAAATATGTAGATGAAATGATGGTCATTCTTCCGTTCGAGGAAGACTTTTACAGAAAGCATGGGATTCATTCACACTTTGTAGGCCATCCTTTATTGGACGCGATCTCTGATTTAAAAGAAATCAGTATTGATGACTTTAAAAAAGAAAATGGATTGAACGAAAAAGAAATTATTGCACTTTTACCGGGCTCCAGAAAACAGGAGGTTGAAAAGATGCTTGAAATTATGCTTTCCGTAAGACCCCATTTTAAAAATTATCAGTTTGTGATTGCAGGAGCACCAAGTCTTCCCAAGGATTTTTATGAGAAATATGTGGATGATAATGTACACTTTGTGTCGAACAGAACGTATGATTTACTGAGATGTTCCAAAGCAGCTCTGGTAACTTCCGGGACTGCCACATTAGAAACGGCGCTGCTGAATATCCCTGAAGTGGTATGTTATCGTGGAAGTGCTGTTTCTTACGCCATTGCCAAAAGATTAGTTAAAAATATCAACTATATTTCATTAGTGAATCTTATCATGGATAGAGAAGTGGTGAAAGAACTTATCCAGAGTGATCTGAATACTAAGAATCTGGTGGATGAGCTTAATAAAATTTTAGAAGGAGGGAAAAGAGAACAGGTCCTGCATGACTATAGCCTTTTGAGAGAAAAGCTTGGAGGCAAAGGGGCCAGCGATCATGCGGCTGAGGTGATTTTAAAAACCTGA
- a CDS encoding DUF2480 family protein, which yields MSEEFEIRNKVAESGLVNFDLTTLLPKGERKGIDLKDFLFQEMILKEKDFREKVEAINVEEYKDSYIYIYNSVDTIIPLWAYFVLTAKLTDVTKKIVFGNREDLEVILMHNAIQTYDFDDMRGKRVLVKGCSDKEIPENAYIELVEQLKPIVKSLMFGEACSNVPIVRN from the coding sequence ATGTCAGAAGAATTTGAAATCCGAAATAAAGTTGCTGAAAGCGGCCTTGTGAATTTTGACCTTACCACTTTACTTCCAAAAGGGGAAAGAAAAGGTATTGACCTTAAAGATTTCCTTTTTCAGGAAATGATCCTGAAGGAAAAAGATTTCCGAGAAAAGGTAGAAGCTATCAACGTAGAAGAATATAAAGATTCATATATCTATATATACAATTCTGTAGACACCATTATCCCCCTTTGGGCTTATTTTGTACTGACTGCTAAACTAACTGATGTAACCAAAAAAATTGTGTTTGGAAACCGCGAGGATCTGGAAGTTATTCTGATGCATAATGCTATCCAGACCTATGATTTTGATGATATGAGAGGAAAAAGAGTGCTGGTAAAAGGATGTTCGGATAAGGAAATTCCTGAAAATGCTTATATAGAATTGGTAGAACAGCTAAAACCTATTGTAAAATCTCTGATGTTTGGAGAAGCATGTTCTAATGTTCCGATTGTGAGAAACTAA
- a CDS encoding DUF937 domain-containing protein has translation MSLIDLLTGNTSNQVAEQAENKFGINRNQVIALLAVAAPLIISYLRNKSQDAKEAEALNSALDKDHNGSILNDPSQVEARQAEGGSILDHIFGGQKSTVENQLSQNTGISIDKIGPILAMLAPVVMGYIGQQKQQSNVGAGGLGDLLGGILGNASNQAQAQQSNPLNDILGSVLGNGQAQSSGNPLNDILGSVLGGGGGNQQQQGGGLGSILGNIFGK, from the coding sequence ATGAGCTTAATAGACCTCCTTACAGGGAACACTAGCAACCAGGTTGCTGAACAGGCTGAAAACAAATTCGGAATCAATAGAAATCAGGTAATAGCTTTATTAGCAGTAGCCGCTCCTCTTATCATTTCTTACCTAAGAAATAAATCTCAGGATGCCAAGGAAGCTGAGGCGTTAAACAGTGCTTTAGACAAAGATCATAACGGAAGCATCTTAAACGATCCTTCACAAGTTGAAGCCAGACAGGCTGAGGGTGGATCTATCCTTGACCATATTTTTGGTGGACAAAAGAGCACAGTAGAAAACCAGTTATCACAGAATACAGGAATTTCAATTGATAAGATAGGACCTATTCTTGCGATGTTAGCACCGGTTGTTATGGGATATATTGGCCAGCAAAAACAACAGAGCAATGTTGGAGCAGGAGGTTTAGGTGATCTTTTGGGCGGAATCTTAGGAAATGCCTCTAACCAGGCACAGGCTCAACAATCTAACCCATTAAATGACATCCTCGGAAGTGTTTTGGGTAATGGACAAGCTCAATCATCAGGAAATCCTTTGAATGACATCTTAGGAAGCGTACTTGGCGGCGGCGGCGGAAACCAACAGCAACAAGGTGGCGGACTAGGAAGCATCCTTGGAAATATTTTTGGAAAATAA
- a CDS encoding 30S ribosomal protein THX codes for MGKGDKKSRKGKIHSGNYGKRRPRKASKSIGAPEEKPKK; via the coding sequence ATGGGAAAGGGAGACAAAAAATCAAGAAAAGGGAAGATTCATTCCGGAAACTATGGAAAAAGGAGACCTAGAAAAGCATCGAAGTCTATTGGTGCACCAGAGGAAAAACCTAAAAAGTAA
- a CDS encoding MATE family efflux transporter translates to MTKYIDFFKKAFRGEETDFTKINIRSAVLLLAIPMMLEMAMESVFALVDLYFVGHLKESGFAIQTVGLTESVLSVMYSIAIGMSMAATAMVARRIGEKNPEQASQSAAQVLLVSFAITLVLSVLGVVYAEEILILMGSRPEAAAYGKDFTRIMMGSSTIIMLLFLINGIFRGAGNAMIAMKSLWIANIANIILCPVLIKGFGPIPAMGLTGAALATTIGRSIGVIYQLYHLLVADTQIRIKLPYFKADYNLIKSIVKIATPGIFQFVIASCSWIFLAELVATTGGENASAGYQTALRLMMFFMLPAWGLSNAASTLVGQNMGANEMLRAEQSVMKTVKYNVIFMVIVSLIFILFGNFLVSFFTQEAEIKNFAKNALHIMSIGFIFYGIGMVMINAFNGAGDTWTPTWVNLFGFWLFQIPLAYFLSKYLEMGPKGVFISIPAAETLITIVAFILFRKGKWKTIKV, encoded by the coding sequence ATGACTAAATATATTGACTTTTTTAAAAAAGCTTTTCGTGGAGAAGAAACTGATTTTACGAAGATAAATATCAGAAGTGCTGTTCTGCTTCTGGCTATTCCCATGATGTTGGAAATGGCGATGGAATCAGTGTTTGCATTAGTAGACCTGTATTTTGTGGGACATCTGAAGGAGAGTGGTTTTGCCATTCAGACGGTGGGGCTTACAGAGTCTGTACTTTCCGTAATGTACTCCATTGCAATTGGGATGAGTATGGCGGCAACAGCGATGGTAGCGAGAAGAATTGGGGAGAAAAATCCGGAACAGGCCTCCCAAAGCGCAGCACAGGTATTGTTGGTTTCATTTGCAATAACACTTGTTTTAAGTGTTTTAGGTGTTGTTTATGCTGAAGAAATTCTGATCCTGATGGGATCAAGACCGGAGGCGGCTGCTTATGGAAAAGACTTTACGAGAATTATGATGGGAAGCAGCACAATCATTATGCTTTTATTCCTTATCAACGGGATCTTTAGAGGAGCAGGAAATGCGATGATTGCAATGAAAAGCTTATGGATTGCCAATATTGCCAACATTATTCTTTGCCCTGTTCTGATTAAAGGTTTTGGACCTATTCCTGCAATGGGCCTTACCGGAGCTGCTTTGGCGACTACTATTGGGCGAAGTATTGGAGTGATCTATCAGCTGTATCATCTTTTGGTGGCAGACACACAGATTAGGATTAAACTTCCTTATTTTAAAGCAGACTATAATTTAATTAAATCTATTGTAAAAATTGCAACTCCCGGGATTTTCCAATTTGTGATTGCTTCATGCAGCTGGATTTTTTTGGCAGAGTTGGTAGCAACTACTGGTGGCGAAAATGCTTCTGCCGGTTATCAGACAGCATTAAGGTTAATGATGTTCTTTATGCTTCCGGCTTGGGGATTAAGTAATGCAGCATCTACTTTGGTAGGGCAGAATATGGGAGCCAATGAAATGTTGAGAGCAGAACAATCTGTAATGAAAACAGTGAAGTATAATGTAATTTTTATGGTAATTGTAAGCTTGATATTTATTCTCTTTGGTAACTTTTTAGTAAGTTTCTTTACGCAGGAAGCAGAGATCAAGAATTTTGCTAAAAATGCACTTCACATCATGAGTATAGGTTTTATTTTCTATGGAATAGGAATGGTGATGATTAATGCTTTCAACGGAGCAGGAGATACCTGGACACCAACCTGGGTAAATCTTTTTGGATTCTGGCTATTCCAGATTCCTTTGGCTTATTTTCTTTCCAAATACCTGGAAATGGGACCAAAAGGAGTATTTATCTCCATTCCTGCAGCAGAGACACTGATTACAATTGTTGCTTTTATTTTGTTTAGAAAAGGAAAGTGGAAGACGATTAAGGTTTAA
- the aspS gene encoding aspartate--tRNA ligase: MFRSHTNGELSLKNLNEEVTLSGWVQTIRDKGFMIWVDLRDRYGITQLVFDQERSSAQLMEEAKKLGREFVIQATGKVIERVSKNPNIPTGEIELLVEKLTILNDSQLPPFTIEDETDGGEELRMKYRYLDIRRNPVKDKLIFRHKMAQKVRNYLSDEGFIEVETPVLIKSTPEGARDFVVPSRMNPGQFYALPQSPQTFKQLLMVGGMDKYFQIVKCFRDEDLRADRQPEFTQIDCEMAFVEQEDVMNVFEGMTKTLIKDITGQEFGDFPRMTFADAMRKYGNDKPDIRFGMEFVELNELVKGKDFKIFDEAELVVGINVEGCADYTRKQIDELVDWVKRPQIGASGMVWAKFQNDGVKTSSVNKFYNEEDLAKIIEKFGAKEGDLMLILSGNENKVRAQLSALRMELGNRLGLRKGNVFAPLWVVDFPLLEWDEDSERFHAMHHPFTSPKPEDIHLLETDPGKARANAYDMVLNGNEIGGGSIRIFDRDLQSKMFDLLGFSKEEAEAQFGFLMNAFKFGAPPHGGLAFGFDRLVAILDGNEVIRDYIAFPKNNSGRDVMIDAPASIADAQLDELELKLNLKA, translated from the coding sequence ATGTTTCGATCACACACCAACGGAGAGCTATCTCTGAAAAATCTGAATGAAGAAGTTACACTATCTGGATGGGTACAGACTATCCGTGATAAAGGATTTATGATTTGGGTAGATCTTCGAGATCGTTACGGAATTACCCAGCTGGTTTTTGACCAGGAGCGTTCTTCTGCACAACTGATGGAAGAAGCTAAAAAATTAGGCCGTGAATTTGTTATTCAGGCTACCGGAAAAGTTATTGAAAGGGTAAGTAAGAATCCTAATATTCCTACAGGAGAAATTGAACTTTTAGTTGAAAAACTAACCATCCTGAACGATTCTCAGCTTCCTCCTTTCACTATTGAAGATGAAACGGACGGTGGAGAGGAATTAAGAATGAAATACCGTTACCTGGATATCAGAAGAAATCCGGTAAAAGATAAATTGATCTTCCGTCATAAAATGGCTCAGAAAGTAAGAAATTATTTATCTGATGAAGGTTTTATTGAAGTGGAAACTCCTGTTTTGATTAAATCTACTCCGGAAGGAGCAAGAGATTTCGTGGTTCCAAGCAGAATGAACCCGGGGCAGTTTTATGCATTACCACAGTCTCCACAAACCTTCAAGCAGCTTTTGATGGTAGGTGGAATGGATAAATATTTCCAGATCGTAAAATGTTTCCGTGATGAGGATTTAAGAGCCGACAGACAGCCGGAATTTACACAGATCGACTGTGAAATGGCTTTCGTAGAGCAGGAAGATGTAATGAACGTTTTCGAAGGAATGACTAAAACTCTTATCAAGGATATTACAGGTCAGGAATTTGGAGATTTCCCAAGAATGACTTTTGCTGATGCAATGAGAAAGTACGGAAATGACAAACCGGATATTCGTTTCGGAATGGAATTCGTAGAACTTAATGAGCTTGTAAAAGGAAAAGACTTTAAGATATTTGATGAAGCTGAATTGGTTGTCGGAATTAATGTAGAAGGATGTGCAGACTATACAAGAAAGCAGATTGATGAGCTTGTGGATTGGGTAAAACGTCCACAGATCGGAGCTTCAGGTATGGTTTGGGCTAAATTCCAGAATGATGGTGTGAAAACTTCATCGGTAAATAAGTTCTACAACGAAGAAGATTTAGCAAAGATCATTGAAAAATTCGGGGCTAAAGAAGGAGACTTAATGTTGATTCTTTCTGGAAACGAAAACAAAGTAAGAGCACAGCTTTCTGCATTGAGAATGGAGCTTGGTAACCGTTTAGGATTAAGAAAAGGAAATGTATTTGCACCACTTTGGGTTGTTGACTTCCCTCTATTGGAATGGGATGAAGACTCTGAAAGATTCCACGCTATGCACCACCCTTTCACTTCTCCAAAACCTGAAGATATTCACTTATTGGAAACAGATCCGGGTAAAGCAAGAGCTAACGCTTACGATATGGTTCTTAACGGAAATGAAATTGGAGGTGGATCTATCAGAATTTTTGACAGAGATCTTCAATCTAAAATGTTTGACCTGCTAGGATTCTCAAAAGAAGAAGCAGAAGCTCAGTTTGGATTCTTAATGAATGCATTCAAATTCGGAGCACCGCCACACGGTGGTTTAGCATTCGGGTTTGACCGTTTAGTAGCTATCCTGGATGGAAATGAAGTAATCAGAGATTATATTGCATTCCCTAAAAACAATTCCGGGCGTGATGTTATGATTGATGCACCGGCTTCCATTGCTGATGCACAGCTCGATGAACTAGAGTTAAAATTAAATTTAAAAGCATAA
- a CDS encoding bleomycin resistance protein, with translation MDFNKLTPELLVSNLHQSQLFYVTQLGFTIEFERKEDRFVFISYEGSQFMLEEDHPDAWITGSLSFPRGRGINFQIEVSDLNTIIAKITEHNLSYFREPKEEWYRINDQEEGVRELLIQDPDGYLLRFQQYLGEREYREQSQ, from the coding sequence ATGGATTTCAATAAATTAACCCCGGAATTACTTGTAAGCAACCTCCATCAGTCTCAATTATTTTATGTGACGCAGCTTGGGTTTACCATAGAGTTTGAAAGAAAAGAAGACCGGTTTGTATTCATTTCCTACGAAGGCTCTCAATTTATGCTTGAGGAAGATCATCCTGATGCATGGATAACGGGTAGCCTCTCATTTCCAAGAGGGAGGGGAATTAATTTCCAAATTGAAGTAAGCGACTTGAATACTATTATCGCAAAAATCACAGAACACAATCTTTCTTACTTTAGAGAACCGAAAGAAGAATGGTACAGAATAAATGATCAGGAAGAAGGAGTAAGAGAATTATTAATTCAGGATCCGGATGGTTACCTTTTAAGATTTCAACAATATTTGGGTGAACGGGAATACAGAGAGCAGTCACAGTAA